Within [Limnothrix rosea] IAM M-220, the genomic segment ATCAGACATTTCGATAATGGCGCGGATGGGCGGCTTCATCAACGGATCTTCGACGGAATCAAAATCTTCGTAACGGCGGCGTTTCGCGCGTTTTGCCACTTGGACAGTAATACGATAGCGGTTCGTTGCAGCCTGCATCAGGTTTTCTGAGCGGTGCATAATCTCGGAGGAATTGAAGGAGCTGCGTTTTTGCATGCTGGTGGTAACGAGTACTGTTTGCTGTTTCGGACTCTTTATTATAATCGTTCGTCGCAAAATTCTCGGTTAATCTTCAATCAGGCGATCGCGGTCTAAAAGTAATAAATCACGCAATTGATTGGTATCGAGTTCTGTGACCCAGTTTTCGCCAGCATTAACGGTTTGTTCGGCAAGTTCTTTTTTGCTAGCGATCATGGCACTAATTTTTTCCTCTAGGGTTCCAGTGGAGACGAATTTGTGAACCTGTACATTTTTCTTTTGACCAATCCGAAAGGCTCGGTCGGTGGCTTGGTTTTCGACGGCGGGATTCCACCAACGATCTACGTGAAAGACATGATTAGCGCGGGTCAAGTTTAAACCTGTTCCCCCTGCTTTTAGGGACAAGATAAAAATGTGGGGGGCATTGGGGTCATTTTGAAAGCGATCGCACATTTGTTGGCGGGCTTCCCGTTTCGTTGCGCCGTAGAGGAATAACACTTCTTTGCTGAGACGTTCTTCGAGATAGGGTTTTAGGAGTTTGCCCCATTCGGAAAATTGCGTAAAGATTAGCGCCCGATCGCCCTCTGAGATTAATTCTTCTAACATTTCTTCTAGACGTTGGAGCTTACCGGAGCGCAGGGCAAAGTTTTGGGATAAAGAGGGTTTTTCTTGGAGCAAAGCCGGATGGTTGCAAAGCTGTTTTAGGCGCAAGAGTAATGTCAAAATCAAACCGCGCCGCTTAATGCCTTCGGCACTTTCAATGTCTGCGAGGGATTGGTCTACCAGCTTTTGGTAGATATTTGCCTGATCTTTTGAGAGGCTACAAAAGATTTCCATTTCCTGTTTTTCGGGCAAGTCCTGGATAATATTTTTGTCGGTTTTCAGTCGCCGCAAAATGAATGGTTGCGTTAACTGCCGTAGAGAATTTAGGGTTTGGCGATCGCCGTATTTTTCGAT encodes:
- a CDS encoding DNA-directed RNA polymerase subunit omega — encoded protein: MQKRSSFNSSEIMHRSENLMQAATNRYRITVQVAKRAKRRRYEDFDSVEDPLMKPPIRAIIEMSDELTQPEIIGE